From the Streptomyces sp. NBC_00390 genome, the window CCGCGCCGCCGAGGTCCTCGACCCGCTCCATCAGCGCGAGCGCCGCCGCCTCGACGTCGTCGGTCATCTTCTCGACGACGTACGAACCGGCGAACGGGTCGACGGTGGCCGTCACATCGGTCTCGTACGCCAGGACCTGCTGGGTGCGCAGCGCGAGGCGGGCCGACTTGTCGGTCGGCAGCGCGATCGCCTCGTCGAAGGAGTTGGTGTGCAGGGACTGGGTGCCGCCGAGGACGGCCGCGAGGCCCTGGACGGCGACGCGGACGAGGTTCACCTCGGGCTGCTGTGCGGTCAGCTGCACCCCGGCCGTCTGGGTGTGGAAGCGCAGCATCAGCGACTTGGGGTTCCTGGCGCCGAACTCCTCCTTCATCACCCTGGCCCAGATCCGGCGGGCGGCCCGGAACTTGGCGACCTCCTCGAGGATCGTGGTGCGGGCGACGAAGAAGAAGGACAGTCGCGGTGCGAAGTCGTCGACGTCCATACCGGCCGCCAGGGCCGTGCGGACGTACTCGACACCGTCGGCGAGGGTGAAGGCGATCTCCTGCGCGGGCGAGGCGCCCGCCTCGGCCATGTGGTAGCCGGAGATCGAGATCGTGTTCCACTTCGGGATCTCGGCCTTGCAGTACTTGAAGATGTCGGCGATCAGCCGCAGCGAGGGCTTGGGCGGGAAGATGTACGTACCGCGGGCGATGTACTCCTTGAGGACATCGTTCTGGATCGTGCCGGTCAGCCGGTCCGCCGGGACGCCCTGCTCCTCCCCGACCAGCTGGTAGAGCAGCAGAAGCAGGGCCGCCGGGGCGTTGATCGTCATCGACGTGGACACCTTGTCCAGCGGGATTCCGCCGAACAGCACCCGCATGTCGTCGATCGAGTCGATCGCCACGCCCACCTTGCCGACCTCGCCGTGCGCGATCGGGGCGTCGGAGTCGTGTCCCATCTGGGTGGGCAGGTCGAAGGCGACGGACAGGCCCATGGTGCCGTTGGCGATCAGCTGCTTGTAGCGGGCGTTGGACTCGACGGCGGTGCCGAAGCCCGCGTACTGCCGCATGGTCCAGGGGCGGCCGGTGTACATCGACGGGTAGACACCGCGCGTGAAGGGGTACGCACCGGGCTCGCCCAGCTTCTGGGCCGGATCCCAGTCCTCCAGGGTCTCGGGCCCGTAGACCGGCTCGATCGGCAGTCCCGATTCGGACTCGCGCGTCATGTGACTGTGCCTCCCGCTGGAGCTGCTTGCCGTGACAAACGTCGCGACGGACTGCAGCGACGGGCATGTGGCCAGTGGAGAGCCCCTTGCTGGGAGCCTGCTCACAGCCGTGTCCCTGCCGCCCGGTCCGTGTCGGCGCCGTCTCCCAACTGTTACCCCCATGATGCGCGCGATTACGCAACCGGGCCCGCAGGGAACCAGTCTCATCAGGCACACATGCCTTTCAGGGGGACGACCATGCTCAGGAAGAACGTTGCGCTCAGAACACTCGCCGCGGCGGCCGCACTGGCCGTGACGGCCACGGTGGCCGGCTGCTCCGCGCAGGCCGCGACCGGCCCGTCGGGCGGCGACGACAAACCGAGCACAGCGCCCACGTCGAAGAAGCCGACGCCGTCGGCGTCCGAGCCGGACGAGAGCACGCAGTCGCCGTCGCCGAGCGCGTCCGCATCGACGCCGGCGCCCGAGACCGTGATGGCACCGGGCGCGAAGGGCGACCAGGTGAAGGAGCTGCAGGCACGGCTGGCGCAGATCGGCTGGTTCGACGACAAGCCGACCGGTTCCTACGGGCCGGTCACCACCAGCGCCGTCAAGGGCTTCCAGGGCAAGCGCGGTCTGCCCACCACCGGCACCACGGACACCGTGACCTGGCAGAAGCTTCTCGGCATGACCACGAAGCCGACGCGTGCCGAGCTCGACGGCACGACGGTCGAGAAGCCGAAGGCGAAGCCGGACCCGCGCTGTATGACGGGCCGGGTGCTGTGCATCAGCAAGACCACCCGCACCCTGTCCTGGATGGTCGACGGCAAGGTGCTCTCGACGATGGACGTGCGCTTCGGCTCGCAGTACACGCCGACCCGCGAGGGGCAGTTCAACGTGGGCTGGAAGTCCCGGGACCATGTCTCGACGCTGTACCACACCCCCATGCCGTACGCGATGTTCTTCAGCGGTGGCCAGGCGGTGCACTACTCGTCCGACTTCGCGGCGCGCGGCTACAACGGCGCGTCGCACGGCTGCGTCAATGTCAGGGACAAGGGGAAGGTCGCCGCGCTCTTCGACCAGGTGCGGACGGGCGACAGGGTCGTCATCTACTGGTGACGCACCGAATGGGAAGGACCCGCTGGTGACGGACCGGGAATGCGGTCCAGGATCAGGGGCGCGGGCGGGACCGGGGGAACGTGTCCCGCCCGCGCCATTTGCACCGAGCCGTAGGTACGGGGGGAACCCCGGCTCAGGCGCCGCCGATGACCAGTCGGCTCACTCTCTACTGCGCCGTAGTCTCAAAAAACGTCACACCTGACGGCGCAGCGAAGAAAATCGCAGGTCAGACCAGGCGCCACAGCGGCGCGAGCGGGGCCGTCGGCAGGCTCGGTACAGCCACGGAGGCGTTCTCGCGGGACGACCGGGAGACGGCCGCTGCGAGCGGGTCGGCGGCAGAGCCACCGACAAACGCCTGGTCGGAGTCCCTGTCGTCGGAGTCCGATCCGTTCGAATCGCCGCTGCCGGAGTCCCGGTCGTCGCCGCCCGTGACGTCGCCTGAGTCGGTGCCGTCGCTGTCGCCGCCGAGCAGCCTGTCGCAGAAACGCTCCACGCGCTCGGCACCCTTGGCGGCGTCTTCCAGACGACGCTTGCGCTCCCAGTCGATTCGGCCGCTGCGGTAGTCCTCGCAGGCCTTGACGGACCTGCGGTACAGCTCGCCGCCCGTGCCGTCGTGGTCCTTGCCGAGCTGCTCCCGCCCCTCGTCGGACGGCTGCCCGTCCGGGGTGCGTGTGGCCTCCTGGCCCGGCGCCGGGCTCCCCCCGTCGGCCGGGGTCGGCGCCGGCGACGTGGTGATGCCGCCCGGTGGTTGCGCAGGGGTGGCGGGCCCCTGGCCGGTGGGTGGTTCCGAGACGAGCGGTCTGGGCGTCGCGGCCGCGGAGACCGACGACGCGGGCAGAGGATTGCCGTGTCCGCCGAAGGGTGCGGGCAGCACGCCGGCGCCCGCGGCGACCGCCACGCCTCCGAGAGCGCACCCGGCGACCGCCGCGGCGATACCGAACCGTACGGGGCGGGCGGTGCGCGCGGCCTTGGACGGGCTGCCACGACGGACGACGCGTACCGCGCCGACGCTGTCGCCGACGGGGCCCGCGGCATCGGCCGCTTCGGCCCGGACCTTGCCGTACGCGGCCATCGCCGCCGCCTCGCCGGGCAGTTCTCCGTCCTCGTGCCAGTACGCGCCGCTCCGGGCGCTGTTCAGGGTCTCGGAAAGACGTGCGGCCTGAACGCGGGCACGTTCGTCGGTGGCCTCGACCGGTTCACCGCGCAACAATCGTTCCGCCGCGTCCCTGTCAAGCCACTCGTACCGCTTGTCGGCCATCACATGTCCTTCTGCGTCCGCAGGCGTGATTGCGTCACACCGGCGGGCGCCGAGGCGGCGGGCCGGTGGCGGCGCTGCGGAGGCAGTCCATTGAGGTCGGGCGGGGGCTCCGCGGCTGCGTTCCCGGGTATGTGGCCGGGGTCGTCCGCATCGGCCGCGCCCGCCACAGCGTCCGCGCCGAGCAGTTCGGCCAGCCGCTTCAGTCCACGGTGGGCCGCGGTACGCACGGCGCCGGGCCGCTTGCCCAGCGTCTTGGCGGCGCTCTTCGCGTCGAGGCCGACCACGACCCGCAGGACGACCGCTTCGGCCTGGTCCTGCGGCAGCTGCGCGATGAGCGCCATGGTGCTGTCCGTGGATATCGACTCCATGGCCTCGACGGCGGTGTCGCAATCGGCGGGCTTGCCCGTCAGCTCGGTCTCGTCACCGCCGATGGCGGGCCGGCGTCCCCGCATCCGTATGTGATCCAGTGCACGGTTGCGGGCGATCCGGGCGGCCCAGCCCCGGAACCGGTCGGCGTCACCGCTGAACCGGTCGAGGTCGCGGGCTATCTGCAGCCAGGCCTCGGAAGCAACATCCTCCGCGTCGGCCTCACCGACGAGAGTGCGCACATAGCCGATCAGCCGCGGATGCACCGCGCGGTACACAGCACGGAAAGAATGCTCGTCCCCGTCCTGCGCGGCGAGTACAGCGGCGGTCAGCTCCGCGTCGTCCCCCAGCACTACCTCTACCTGTTTCCGAACGTGCAGCTGGTCACCACTGCCGCGCCACCGTGCGCGAATCAGCACGCTACGTCCTCGTACGGCTCCACGTCCATGCCTTGTACAACTTGCAACAAGTTTGGGACCGAGCGCGCGGTGTGACAGAAACAGCACGCTCGGCGCAGAGACTAGTACGGGGCGCCACGGCGCCTCCCAAGAACGACGACCGGGGCCTCTCCTGTGGGGGGTGGCGGCCCCGGTCGTCCTTGCGAGAAACGCGAGAAGAAGAGAAGGCGCACCGCCCTGAGGCGGTGCGCCTTTCGCTGTGTGCCGGGCCGGCTCCCTGCCCATCGCGTCAGCCGGTGACGCGTGCCCTGCGGGAGACCGCGGCGCGCAGCACCCGCCGGCCCTCCGTCGACAGCTCCAGCGCCTGGCGCAGGCCCGTGCCGGGCTGCGGCTCCGTCAGGATCTCCAGAATCTGTATCTGGCGTCGCAGTTCGCCCGAGACGAGCGGTCCCGCCCCCTCGGCGTCACCTTTGCGGCAGCGCTCCAGCGTCTCGGGCTCGCAGCTGCCGACATCGAAGCGGCGGTGGACCTCGAGCGCCGCGACCGAGCAGTCGTCGGCCCATTCACGCAGTGGCGCCGCGTTCCACTCGGAAGGTGCCGCACCCAGCATCCGCCGTACCAGCGCGGCCGATTCGTCCCGCGCGTCGGCGTCCTCCATGGACTGTCTGGCGGCGGCCAGGCGTCCCGACCAGTCCTCCTCGCCGCCCACCAGGCCCGCCCACAGGGGACGCAGCGTGTCGTCCTCGGAGCCGAGCAGGGGCAGGCAGCGGTCCAGGCAGGCGAGGCCACTGGCGGCGAGACCCCGCTCATCCGCCTGTGCGATCAGTTCCGTCAGGTTCTTGGACGCCATCGGACGCCTCCCATCGCGGACGAAGTACCTGACCTTACTGCGCTCGATGGCTCGTTTTCGTCACTTCCTGGCCAAAAGACTTCTGGCGGACCGATCGTTTCGCACACTGCTGCAGCACACCTCCGTTACATTCTGCGCACCTGAACTCGGTCTGCGGGCAGCCCTGTTGAGAGCCATCCGCGAAGGGGACGGACCGCGGTGCGGGTCCGCGCGCCCCGGGCGGGCTCACACCGCGACCGGCTCCGGGCCGCGCAGGGCCTTGGCGTGCTGCATCCGCGTCACCTTGTGGACGAAAACGATGGCGAGCACGGCGGCGCCGATGTCCACCAGGCAGGAGATGGCGAGAAAGTCCGCTGCCGTGCTGATCTCGGGCCCGGAATCGGCCTTGTCGTACTGGCGCTCCGCGGCTCGGCCGAAGAGCCAGGTCGCGAGGAATCCCGTCCACCACAGGCTGACGAGCCCCTCGTTGCCCCGGTAGGGGTCCTGGCGGCTCGCTTTCCACACGTCGGCGGCGACACTGCGCGGGATCCACAGGTTGGCGAGGGGGACGAACCAGCCGCCGATGGCCCACCCGGAGTTCCGGGTCATCAGGTCGGGCGCGAAGACGCCCGCATTGGCGCGCACCCGTGAGAACCACACGAGAAAGACGACAGCCGTCGCCAGGAACGCCACCGCCTCGAACCCGGAGGCGATCACCATCCACAAGTCGGCCTGGTCGGCCTCGTCGATGGCGTACGCGGCAGATCCGCCGTCCGTGAAGCTGTTCACCACCCGCCGCACGTTGAGAGAGGCGGCGACGGCGGCGAGGTCGGAGACGATGACGAGGCCGAGCAGCGCCACGACGGCGCGCCCCAGCCCCACCGGCGATCTGAGCATCGGCAGCCACCGCCGGCCCGGCATCGCCGGGGCGGCCGGCGGCCCGGCCGGCCTTCTCGCGGCCGCGGCACAACCGTCGCACAGACCGTCACCGGTCGCGGCCGCATGCGTGCCGCATCTGGAACAGAGCATGCCGAGAGACCCCCCACGGGTTCGAAGAAAGGAACGGCGTTCCCTCCCCGGAACGGCCGTAAGCGGAACATACGCCTCCGGCGCGCTGCCGGTCCAGCACGAATCCGCAGCTCATCCGTGGTTCATCGACGTCGCGAGCGCCATGCTCAGCCTCAGCCCAGCTTCCGCGCCAGCTCCTCGAACGCCGCCCAGGTGAGCGCCGGCTGCCGCGGGTCCCACACCTTCTGGGCCGTCGCCCGCAGCGGCATCCTGACGCCCTGGGCGACCTGCTCCTGGGTCTGCGCGGCGGCCAGGTCGCTCCACACGGCGAACCGGCCGCCGAGGATCTGGCCCGAGTACCGCGCGGGGACTGCCTGAGTGCCGCGGATGACGAGCGGTGTCCACTGCTCGTAGATCCGGCGGCCGGTGGGGTACGTGAAGTTGTTCGGCTGGCCGAGCACGTAATAGAGGTACTCGTCGTTGACGTTCACGACCGGCCGGCCCTCGGCCAGATACTCCTCCGGCGGACGCGCACCGATCTCCTTGCCCGTCCAGTACTCCACCTCGATGTCCTTGTCCGCGCCCACCACTCCGCCGCGGAAGAAGCCGTCGTTCCACGCCTTGGGCTTCTTCTTCTCGCCGCGCACCACCGCCGCGCGGTCGTTCAGCCAGCCGGTCGCAAGATCCTGGACCCGGGCCTGGGGACCGTACTTCTGTCGCGCCGCCTGGGCGAGCTGCGGGTACGAGGCCTGCGGGTCGGGCACGGTGAGCGCCTGGTACTCGTCGGCGCCGACGTGGAACCACGCTCCGGGGAAGAGCGCCGAGTACTCACGCAGCAGCTCGTCGATGATCCGCGCGGACTCGGGCTTGGAGATGTCGATGGCGCCCTGCCTGGGCACGCCCTGGACGTTGCGCAGCTGGAGCTCGGGGTGCGCCCGCATGACGGCACCCAGGTGCCCGGGTGAGTCGATCTCCGGAATGACCGTGACGTGCAGCTTCTTGGCCAGATCGATGATCCGGCGCACCTCGGCCTTGGTCAGATGAGGCTGCGAGACGATCTCGGGGTGCGTGTCCGACTGGATG encodes:
- a CDS encoding acyl-CoA mutase large subunit family protein, which gives rise to MTRESESGLPIEPVYGPETLEDWDPAQKLGEPGAYPFTRGVYPSMYTGRPWTMRQYAGFGTAVESNARYKQLIANGTMGLSVAFDLPTQMGHDSDAPIAHGEVGKVGVAIDSIDDMRVLFGGIPLDKVSTSMTINAPAALLLLLYQLVGEEQGVPADRLTGTIQNDVLKEYIARGTYIFPPKPSLRLIADIFKYCKAEIPKWNTISISGYHMAEAGASPAQEIAFTLADGVEYVRTALAAGMDVDDFAPRLSFFFVARTTILEEVAKFRAARRIWARVMKEEFGARNPKSLMLRFHTQTAGVQLTAQQPEVNLVRVAVQGLAAVLGGTQSLHTNSFDEAIALPTDKSARLALRTQQVLAYETDVTATVDPFAGSYVVEKMTDDVEAAALALMERVEDLGGAVDAIERGFQKNEIERSAYRIAQETDSGERVVVGVNRFTLDAEEPYQPLRVDPAIEAQQAERLAKLRAERDQAAVDAALAALRKAAGGTDNVLYPMKDALKARATVGEVCNALREVWGTYVPSDVF
- a CDS encoding L,D-transpeptidase family protein, yielding MLRKNVALRTLAAAAALAVTATVAGCSAQAATGPSGGDDKPSTAPTSKKPTPSASEPDESTQSPSPSASASTPAPETVMAPGAKGDQVKELQARLAQIGWFDDKPTGSYGPVTTSAVKGFQGKRGLPTTGTTDTVTWQKLLGMTTKPTRAELDGTTVEKPKAKPDPRCMTGRVLCISKTTRTLSWMVDGKVLSTMDVRFGSQYTPTREGQFNVGWKSRDHVSTLYHTPMPYAMFFSGGQAVHYSSDFAARGYNGASHGCVNVRDKGKVAALFDQVRTGDRVVIYW
- a CDS encoding RNA polymerase sigma factor — translated: MLGDDAELTAAVLAAQDGDEHSFRAVYRAVHPRLIGYVRTLVGEADAEDVASEAWLQIARDLDRFSGDADRFRGWAARIARNRALDHIRMRGRRPAIGGDETELTGKPADCDTAVEAMESISTDSTMALIAQLPQDQAEAVVLRVVVGLDAKSAAKTLGKRPGAVRTAAHRGLKRLAELLGADAVAGAADADDPGHIPGNAAAEPPPDLNGLPPQRRHRPAASAPAGVTQSRLRTQKDM
- a CDS encoding DUF4328 domain-containing protein yields the protein MLRSPVGLGRAVVALLGLVIVSDLAAVAASLNVRRVVNSFTDGGSAAYAIDEADQADLWMVIASGFEAVAFLATAVVFLVWFSRVRANAGVFAPDLMTRNSGWAIGGWFVPLANLWIPRSVAADVWKASRQDPYRGNEGLVSLWWTGFLATWLFGRAAERQYDKADSGPEISTAADFLAISCLVDIGAAVLAIVFVHKVTRMQHAKALRGPEPVAV
- a CDS encoding beta-N-acetylhexosaminidase — protein: MIWHSRNAQLGGVIAAVVAVFSMTLTGCADDEPQHRGATPGAARGTNDAAAPSPTPTRTYPLSKAPATIPAVRSHEAARGPGWSRTANSGVVIAKGSDALADEGRLLAKELKLTYRGAAAARAGDVELALAGGGEGGPESYTLTTRDGRVKITGPEAGVFYGTRTLKQAVRSGGVMPEGVVRDRPDRPQRGFMVDIARKPFTAGWLEDRVREMADLKLNQLGLHFSDDQAFRIQSDTHPEIVSQPHLTKAEVRRIIDLAKKLHVTVIPEIDSPGHLGAVMRAHPELQLRNVQGVPRQGAIDISKPESARIIDELLREYSALFPGAWFHVGADEYQALTVPDPQASYPQLAQAARQKYGPQARVQDLATGWLNDRAAVVRGEKKKPKAWNDGFFRGGVVGADKDIEVEYWTGKEIGARPPEEYLAEGRPVVNVNDEYLYYVLGQPNNFTYPTGRRIYEQWTPLVIRGTQAVPARYSGQILGGRFAVWSDLAAAQTQEQVAQGVRMPLRATAQKVWDPRQPALTWAAFEELARKLG